The following proteins come from a genomic window of Coffea arabica cultivar ET-39 chromosome 11c, Coffea Arabica ET-39 HiFi, whole genome shotgun sequence:
- the LOC113716544 gene encoding uncharacterized protein isoform X2 yields MEEEIKLKKKDTMAKQEQQQWNACSNGSGGAIDNSSCISSSSSNGNSNEGLQLQSFFKSIFSKNNDENSFRKPRNKSFFVKRDGGYSDDSGNDDDGSSAWAKLPVPHLSPLARSVISRCSKILQISPEDLYQCFDREFPDKVKQPSNHARNFLEFCSYQAIDLSTTGADYLSNKEFRRLMFDMMLAWESSGVENDLLVNETTSCSNNDREDEDSWSFFYASSTTMAVQVDDKKTVGLEAFARIAPACPIVADIITVHNLFDALTSSSCGRLHFLIYDKYLRSLDKVIKAVSNGAGTQFMSNLSLAEEEIILDIDGTIPTQPVLQHIGISAWPGRLTLTKFALYFESGVGLYDKAVRYDLATDIKQVIKPELTGPLGARLFDKAVMYKSTSMTEPVFFEFPEFKGSSRRDYWLDISLEILRANRFTRKYNLKGFQKNEALARATLGILRYRAIREVFHIFSSNYKTVLCFNLAESLPGGDMILENLSDQFALVKSGASRRDVLALSNVKKQMILPVSLLTLGRLGIISCKEEGMKTEATFCQGDICVGEISPLESAVKQSKQNTGRAEAAQATVDQVKVEGIHTNLAVMEELLYPLIVSFKRIQQLASWEEPWKSILFLMLTSFAILRGWINYILPSISVIFAGFMIWQRYTSKRRPLEAFKIKAPPSKNAVEQLVTLQEAVLHVEGLIQSGNVVLLKLRALLFAIVPQLL; encoded by the exons ATGGAAGAAGAAatcaaattgaagaaaaaagataCAATGGCGAAGCAGGAGCAGCAGCAATGGAATGCCTGTAGTAATGGTAGTGGGGGAGCGATTGATAATAGCAGTTGTattagcagcagcagcagcaatggCAATAGCAATGAGGGTTTGCAATTGCAGTCTTTTTTCAAATCCATATTTTCCAAGAATAACGACGAAAACAGCTTCAGAAAACCGAGGAATAAGAGCTTCTTTGTCAAAAGAGACGGTGGTTATTCCGATGACTCTGGAAACGACGACGACGGTTCCAGCGCATGGGCTAAGCTGCCCGTTCCTCATCTTTCTCCTCTCGCTCGTTCCGTGATCTCCCGTTGTTCCAA GATCCTTCAGATATCACCTGAGGATTTATACCAGTGCTTTGACAGAGAGTTTCCTGATAAAGTTAAACAACCTTCAAACCATGCCAGgaattttcttgaattctgtTCATACCAAGCAATTGATCTATCAACTACAGGTGCTGATTATCTAAGTAACAAGGAGTTCCGTCGCTTGATGTTTGACATGATGCTGGCATGGGAATCTTCAGGTGTTGAGAATGATTTATTAGTCAAT GAAACCACCTCTTGCAGTAACAATGACAGGGAGGATGAGGATAGCTGGTCATTTTTCTATGCCAGTTCAACAACTATGGCTGTTCAG GTTGATGACAAGAAAACTGTTGGTCTGGAGGCTTTTGCTCGAATAGCTCCTGCCTGTCCAATTGTGGCTGATATAATAACAGTTCATAATCTTTTTGATGCTTTGACAAGTTCTTCATGTGGTCGACTTCATTTCCTTATATATGACAAATACCTACGGAGTCTTGACAA AGTAATAAAGGCTGTAAGCAATGGAGCTGGCACACAATTCATGTCCAACCTGTCACTTGCTGAGGAAGAGATCATATTAGATATAGATGGCACAATTCCCACACAACCAGTTCTGCAACATATTGGAATCTCTGCCTGGCCTG GACGCTTGACATTGACCAAGTTTGCTCTCTACTTTGAATCTGGTGTTGGCTTATATGACAAAGCTGTGAGATATGATCTTGCAACAGACATAAAACAGGTCATAAAACCAGAATTAACTGGACCGTTGGGTGCTCGACTCTTTGACAAAGCCGTGATGTACAAGTCAACATCCAT GACGGAGCCAGTCTTTTTTGAATTTCCAGAATTTAAGGGCAGTTCACGACGGGATTATTGGTTGGATATTAGTCTTGAGATCCTACGAGCGAATAGGTTCACTAGGAAGTATAATCTGAAAGGATTCCAAAAGAATGAAGCACTTGCTAGAGCCACTCTTGGAATTTTGCGATACCGGGCAATTAGAGAGGTATTCCACATTTTCTCTTCGAATTACAAAACTGTGCTCTGTTTTAACTTGGCTGAGAGCCTCCCAGGCGGTGATATGATCTTGGAAAATCTGTCGGATCAGTTTGCTCTTGTGAAATCTGGTGCCAGTAGACGCGATGTTTTGGCTTTATCAAATGTGAAAAAACAGATGATACTCCCTGTTTCTCTTCTAACACTTGGTAGACTtggaattatttcatgcaaagaAGAAGGCATGAAAACAGAAGCAACTTTTTGTCAAGGAGACATCTGTGTTGGTGAAATAAGCCCTCTTGAATCTGCGGTAAAGCAGTCAAAACAGAACACAGGAAGGGCAGAAGCTGCACAAGCAACAGTTGACCAAGTGAAAGTGGAAGGAATTCATACAAATTTAGCTGTAATGGAG GAGTTACTGTACCCACTTATTGTATCATTTAAACGGATTCAACAGTTAGCCTCATGGGAAGAGCCTTGGAAATCTATATTGTTCTTGATGTTGACTAGCTTTGCAATATTGAG GGGATGGATCAACTACATATTGCCGTCAATTTCTGTAATATTTGCAGGTTTTATGATCTGGCAAAGGTATACCAGCAAAAGGAGGCCTCTGGAAGCATTTAAAATCAAAGCTCCTCCGAGTAAGAATGCAGTAGAGCAGCTTGTAACATTGCAAGAAGCTGTCCTTCACGTTGAGGGCTTGATTCAGAGTGGCAACGTTGTTCTACTGAAACTACGAGCGCTCCTTTTTGCTATAGTACCCCAG CTTTTGTAG
- the LOC113716544 gene encoding uncharacterized protein isoform X1 — MEEEIKLKKKDTMAKQEQQQWNACSNGSGGAIDNSSCISSSSSNGNSNEGLQLQSFFKSIFSKNNDENSFRKPRNKSFFVKRDGGYSDDSGNDDDGSSAWAKLPVPHLSPLARSVISRCSKILQISPEDLYQCFDREFPDKVKQPSNHARNFLEFCSYQAIDLSTTGADYLSNKEFRRLMFDMMLAWESSGVENDLLVNETTSCSNNDREDEDSWSFFYASSTTMAVQVDDKKTVGLEAFARIAPACPIVADIITVHNLFDALTSSSCGRLHFLIYDKYLRSLDKVIKAVSNGAGTQFMSNLSLAEEEIILDIDGTIPTQPVLQHIGISAWPGRLTLTKFALYFESGVGLYDKAVRYDLATDIKQVIKPELTGPLGARLFDKAVMYKSTSMTEPVFFEFPEFKGSSRRDYWLDISLEILRANRFTRKYNLKGFQKNEALARATLGILRYRAIREVFHIFSSNYKTVLCFNLAESLPGGDMILENLSDQFALVKSGASRRDVLALSNVKKQMILPVSLLTLGRLGIISCKEEGMKTEATFCQGDICVGEISPLESAVKQSKQNTGRAEAAQATVDQVKVEGIHTNLAVMEELLYPLIVSFKRIQQLASWEEPWKSILFLMLTSFAILRGWINYILPSISVIFAGFMIWQRYTSKRRPLEAFKIKAPPSKNAVEQLVTLQEAVLHVEGLIQSGNVVLLKLRALLFAIVPQATDTVALSLIVIAVALAFVPLKYLFLLAFVESFTRNMPARKESSERWFRRMREWWLRIPAAPVQLVKVEDKKRK, encoded by the exons ATGGAAGAAGAAatcaaattgaagaaaaaagataCAATGGCGAAGCAGGAGCAGCAGCAATGGAATGCCTGTAGTAATGGTAGTGGGGGAGCGATTGATAATAGCAGTTGTattagcagcagcagcagcaatggCAATAGCAATGAGGGTTTGCAATTGCAGTCTTTTTTCAAATCCATATTTTCCAAGAATAACGACGAAAACAGCTTCAGAAAACCGAGGAATAAGAGCTTCTTTGTCAAAAGAGACGGTGGTTATTCCGATGACTCTGGAAACGACGACGACGGTTCCAGCGCATGGGCTAAGCTGCCCGTTCCTCATCTTTCTCCTCTCGCTCGTTCCGTGATCTCCCGTTGTTCCAA GATCCTTCAGATATCACCTGAGGATTTATACCAGTGCTTTGACAGAGAGTTTCCTGATAAAGTTAAACAACCTTCAAACCATGCCAGgaattttcttgaattctgtTCATACCAAGCAATTGATCTATCAACTACAGGTGCTGATTATCTAAGTAACAAGGAGTTCCGTCGCTTGATGTTTGACATGATGCTGGCATGGGAATCTTCAGGTGTTGAGAATGATTTATTAGTCAAT GAAACCACCTCTTGCAGTAACAATGACAGGGAGGATGAGGATAGCTGGTCATTTTTCTATGCCAGTTCAACAACTATGGCTGTTCAG GTTGATGACAAGAAAACTGTTGGTCTGGAGGCTTTTGCTCGAATAGCTCCTGCCTGTCCAATTGTGGCTGATATAATAACAGTTCATAATCTTTTTGATGCTTTGACAAGTTCTTCATGTGGTCGACTTCATTTCCTTATATATGACAAATACCTACGGAGTCTTGACAA AGTAATAAAGGCTGTAAGCAATGGAGCTGGCACACAATTCATGTCCAACCTGTCACTTGCTGAGGAAGAGATCATATTAGATATAGATGGCACAATTCCCACACAACCAGTTCTGCAACATATTGGAATCTCTGCCTGGCCTG GACGCTTGACATTGACCAAGTTTGCTCTCTACTTTGAATCTGGTGTTGGCTTATATGACAAAGCTGTGAGATATGATCTTGCAACAGACATAAAACAGGTCATAAAACCAGAATTAACTGGACCGTTGGGTGCTCGACTCTTTGACAAAGCCGTGATGTACAAGTCAACATCCAT GACGGAGCCAGTCTTTTTTGAATTTCCAGAATTTAAGGGCAGTTCACGACGGGATTATTGGTTGGATATTAGTCTTGAGATCCTACGAGCGAATAGGTTCACTAGGAAGTATAATCTGAAAGGATTCCAAAAGAATGAAGCACTTGCTAGAGCCACTCTTGGAATTTTGCGATACCGGGCAATTAGAGAGGTATTCCACATTTTCTCTTCGAATTACAAAACTGTGCTCTGTTTTAACTTGGCTGAGAGCCTCCCAGGCGGTGATATGATCTTGGAAAATCTGTCGGATCAGTTTGCTCTTGTGAAATCTGGTGCCAGTAGACGCGATGTTTTGGCTTTATCAAATGTGAAAAAACAGATGATACTCCCTGTTTCTCTTCTAACACTTGGTAGACTtggaattatttcatgcaaagaAGAAGGCATGAAAACAGAAGCAACTTTTTGTCAAGGAGACATCTGTGTTGGTGAAATAAGCCCTCTTGAATCTGCGGTAAAGCAGTCAAAACAGAACACAGGAAGGGCAGAAGCTGCACAAGCAACAGTTGACCAAGTGAAAGTGGAAGGAATTCATACAAATTTAGCTGTAATGGAG GAGTTACTGTACCCACTTATTGTATCATTTAAACGGATTCAACAGTTAGCCTCATGGGAAGAGCCTTGGAAATCTATATTGTTCTTGATGTTGACTAGCTTTGCAATATTGAG GGGATGGATCAACTACATATTGCCGTCAATTTCTGTAATATTTGCAGGTTTTATGATCTGGCAAAGGTATACCAGCAAAAGGAGGCCTCTGGAAGCATTTAAAATCAAAGCTCCTCCGAGTAAGAATGCAGTAGAGCAGCTTGTAACATTGCAAGAAGCTGTCCTTCACGTTGAGGGCTTGATTCAGAGTGGCAACGTTGTTCTACTGAAACTACGAGCGCTCCTTTTTGCTATAGTACCCCAG GCAACAGACACAGTTGCGCTCTCATTGATTGTCATAGCTGTGGCTCTTGCATTTGTGCCTCTTAAGTACCTCTTCCTATTAGCTTTTGTAGAGTCCTTCACAAGAAATATGCCCgcaagaaaagaaagcagcGAAAGATGGTTCAGGCGTATGAGAGAGTGGTGGT